A portion of the Pedobacter cryoconitis genome contains these proteins:
- a CDS encoding major capsid protein: MINVQELVPAFRQADAQAYIQTFPFDILPYQSVFPLLYQPDLRWSGIEAEFGAKVMADVVAFNSRAPRKGRNLPTKISGDIPKIEIARDKMETDFNTLRSLENAVRLLPDGPTKKQAMQRILDWHYEDQTFAVDGVNARLEWIAKQIASKGKYSLTLINNEAGVQTKIDVDFGIPADQLVNAAKDWSAADADPIADIRTRKKAAKAKNRVLQYMTMEEDTFENFAANEKVQKFCATYVVNALNLQQLPDLDTVNLALKRQKLPIIKIWESAMVQEGKDGSQTQITGWEEGNVTFHELPTLGNTQYTTSADEYVNAGVAQKTKSGIVLLKTWGEEDPITVITKAVAYATPVLNNSKNIHILKTKLAA, translated from the coding sequence ATGATAAATGTACAAGAATTAGTACCTGCTTTCAGGCAGGCTGATGCTCAGGCATATATTCAAACGTTTCCGTTTGACATACTGCCTTATCAGAGCGTTTTTCCTTTGCTATATCAGCCAGACCTTAGATGGTCAGGTATTGAGGCGGAGTTCGGTGCTAAAGTTATGGCCGATGTAGTGGCTTTCAATAGCCGAGCACCGAGAAAAGGTCGTAATTTACCAACTAAGATATCAGGTGATATCCCAAAGATTGAAATTGCAAGGGATAAAATGGAAACTGATTTCAATACTTTAAGAAGTCTTGAAAATGCTGTTCGTTTACTTCCAGATGGGCCTACTAAAAAACAGGCTATGCAACGCATTTTGGATTGGCATTATGAAGACCAAACATTTGCTGTAGATGGTGTAAATGCCCGTTTAGAGTGGATTGCAAAACAGATCGCCTCAAAAGGAAAGTATAGCCTTACATTAATTAACAATGAGGCTGGTGTTCAAACTAAAATTGATGTTGATTTTGGAATTCCTGCCGATCAGCTTGTTAATGCTGCAAAAGACTGGTCAGCAGCTGATGCAGATCCTATTGCTGACATCAGAACACGGAAGAAAGCTGCTAAAGCAAAAAACAGAGTATTGCAGTATATGACCATGGAGGAGGATACATTTGAAAACTTCGCTGCAAACGAAAAGGTTCAGAAATTCTGCGCTACTTATGTTGTCAATGCTTTAAATCTTCAGCAGCTTCCTGATTTGGATACAGTTAATCTTGCACTGAAAAGACAGAAGTTACCGATCATCAAAATTTGGGAATCAGCAATGGTTCAAGAAGGTAAAGACGGATCTCAGACTCAGATTACTGGATGGGAAGAGGGAAATGTGACTTTCCACGAACTTCCAACGTTAGGAAACACCCAGTATACTACATCAGCGGATGAATATGTTAATGCTGGGGTTGCACAGAAAACCAAATCTGGTATTGTCCTTTTGAAAACATGGGGAGAGGAAGATCCTATTACAGTTATCACTAAAGCAGTGGCTTATGCTACTCCTGTATTGAATAACTCTAAAAATATTCACATCCTGAAAACCAAATTAGCTGCATAA
- a CDS encoding YitT family protein has translation MAMPATKEHAKNIALIILGTLIFASGINYFAIPNKLSEGGVIGLTIVAFYYFHWSPGILNLILNAILMAIGYKLLDKRTIIYTLFGIFFSSLFLFLTENTHPPLTSDPLLAAIFAGLFVGGGIGLVFLSGGTTGGSAIIARLFQKLWGWKLGTAMLIVDIVVIGLSTFIIGPEKTMYTLVAVYIGARVVDFIVEGFNTKKAVTIISAQSVMIAEKITMGLVRGATVLHGHGAYTKDRKEVIYVVISKPELIELKTMVHETDPDAFVVIHDVHDVFGKGFTI, from the coding sequence ATGGCAATGCCGGCAACAAAAGAACATGCAAAGAATATCGCACTGATAATTTTAGGAACCCTTATTTTCGCTTCGGGTATCAACTACTTTGCTATTCCTAATAAATTGTCTGAAGGAGGGGTTATCGGACTGACCATTGTTGCTTTCTACTATTTTCATTGGTCCCCTGGTATTTTGAACCTGATTCTGAATGCTATACTAATGGCAATAGGCTATAAGTTACTCGACAAACGCACAATTATTTACACGCTGTTTGGTATATTTTTCTCTTCACTATTTCTATTCCTTACAGAAAACACACATCCTCCTTTAACCTCAGATCCACTACTTGCAGCAATATTTGCGGGTTTATTTGTTGGTGGGGGTATAGGCCTGGTCTTTCTCTCGGGAGGTACCACAGGAGGCTCAGCTATTATTGCAAGGCTATTTCAAAAGCTCTGGGGATGGAAACTGGGTACAGCAATGCTCATCGTTGACATTGTCGTAATTGGCCTCTCTACTTTTATTATCGGCCCCGAAAAAACAATGTATACCCTGGTTGCAGTTTATATTGGTGCCAGAGTCGTAGATTTTATCGTTGAAGGATTTAATACTAAAAAGGCAGTAACTATTATCTCTGCACAATCAGTGATGATTGCTGAAAAAATAACCATGGGACTGGTCAGAGGAGCAACCGTTTTACATGGTCATGGCGCATACACCAAAGACCGCAAAGAAGTTATTTATGTAGTAATCAGCAAACCTGAACTCATCGAATTAAAAACCATGGTACATGAAACAGATCCTGATGCCTTTGTGGTGATCCACGATGTCCATGATGTTTTTGGTAAAGGATTTACCATTTAA
- a CDS encoding glycoside hydrolase family protein yields the protein MKEIRETSNKGIQFLIHEEGLVRRPYLDQVGIPTIGVGMTYYPDSGNRVTMKDPELTVSRAIQLFRLMLKSYEQAVWAPTRDDINHNQFDALTSLTYNIGTTGFKTSNLLKVVNEDKEDPKIQQAFEAWKNAGGKPILLARRKREAALYFTPYNEQQATDEQLYVNQVKYIQSKLGLPDDGIFGKNTKAAVIAFQKKKRTYS from the coding sequence ATGAAGGAGATAAGGGAGACATCAAATAAGGGGATACAGTTTTTAATTCACGAAGAGGGGCTTGTAAGAAGGCCATACTTGGATCAGGTGGGGATACCTACTATAGGAGTGGGAATGACCTATTACCCAGATTCGGGTAATAGGGTGACAATGAAAGATCCGGAACTAACTGTCAGCAGAGCTATCCAGTTATTCCGTTTAATGCTTAAGTCTTATGAGCAGGCAGTTTGGGCTCCAACCCGTGACGACATCAATCATAATCAGTTTGATGCGTTGACATCATTAACTTACAACATTGGCACTACTGGCTTTAAAACATCAAACTTGTTAAAGGTGGTCAACGAGGATAAAGAAGATCCTAAAATTCAACAAGCATTCGAAGCTTGGAAAAACGCAGGTGGTAAGCCTATCCTCCTTGCCAGGAGAAAACGTGAAGCTGCTTTATATTTCACACCGTATAATGAGCAGCAAGCAACTGATGAACAGTTGTACGTCAACCAGGTTAAATACATTCAGTCAAAACTCGGTCTTCCGGATGATGGAATATTCGGCAAGAATACCAAAGCTGCAGTAATCGCATTTCAGAAAAAAAAACGGACTTATTCCTGA
- a CDS encoding NAD(P)-dependent alcohol dehydrogenase has product MIQAKGYAAQDAQTDLAPWNFEHREVGPHDVQIEISYCGVCHSDLHQIKNDWFPGIFPMVPGHEIVGKIVKVGEHVKKFSPGELAGVGCMVDSCQVCENCKDGLEQYCLEGNTQTYNNNDRSGVPTYGGYSNTIVVREEFVLHISEKLALAATAPLLCAGITTYSPLRHWKVGKGHKLAVLGLGGLGHMGVKFGVAFGAEVTVLSTSPAKEEAAKALGAHHFVVTSDPAQLEAVKGSFDFILDTVSAVHDMDMYISLLRTNGTHICVGVPSEAYAIQPFSLLGGRKSVAGSGIGGIAETQEMLDFCAEHDIVSDVEVIDIKDITASYERMLKGDVRYRFVIDMATL; this is encoded by the coding sequence ATGATACAAGCCAAAGGATATGCAGCACAAGATGCTCAAACAGACTTAGCCCCCTGGAACTTTGAACACAGGGAAGTAGGGCCGCATGATGTTCAAATTGAAATCTCCTATTGTGGCGTTTGCCATTCCGACCTTCACCAGATTAAGAACGATTGGTTTCCTGGTATATTCCCAATGGTACCAGGACACGAAATCGTAGGCAAGATTGTAAAAGTTGGTGAACACGTAAAAAAATTCAGTCCAGGGGAACTTGCTGGTGTTGGCTGTATGGTCGATTCTTGCCAGGTTTGTGAAAATTGCAAAGATGGACTGGAGCAATATTGTCTTGAAGGAAATACTCAGACCTATAATAACAATGACAGATCCGGAGTACCAACTTATGGAGGTTATTCTAATACGATTGTAGTTCGGGAAGAATTTGTATTGCACATCTCTGAGAAATTGGCTCTTGCAGCAACTGCTCCGTTGCTTTGCGCAGGTATTACGACTTACTCACCTTTACGTCACTGGAAAGTTGGTAAAGGCCACAAATTAGCAGTTTTAGGTTTAGGCGGATTAGGACACATGGGCGTGAAGTTCGGTGTGGCTTTCGGTGCTGAAGTAACCGTATTAAGTACTTCTCCTGCAAAAGAAGAAGCTGCAAAAGCATTAGGAGCACATCACTTTGTAGTGACTTCAGATCCTGCTCAGCTTGAAGCTGTAAAGGGCTCATTTGACTTTATTCTGGATACGGTATCTGCAGTTCATGATATGGACATGTATATCTCCTTATTGCGTACAAATGGTACACATATTTGTGTTGGTGTTCCATCTGAAGCTTATGCGATTCAGCCATTCTCTTTATTAGGTGGCCGTAAAAGTGTTGCAGGTTCAGGTATCGGCGGTATAGCTGAAACTCAGGAAATGCTTGATTTCTGTGCAGAACATGATATTGTTTCTGATGTTGAGGTGATTGATATTAAAGATATTACTGCATCTTACGAAAGAATGCTAAAAGGTGATGTCCGTTACAGATTTGTTATTGACATGGCAACGCTTTAA
- a CDS encoding S41 family peptidase, with translation MKVILVSLLLFFLFQPRSFSQDCNCAEEFQYVQHKIEKNYAGFRDKVNPKTKIAYQKYSAQVLERAKKISSPAYCVNLINEWIGFFKDGHIEVGRNRLSKEKYDADQDRLIAGLEKQEISAQDIDSLKKSGTAAGIYWSKDSVYKVALIKSENGFRDYAGVVLESKNKAWKPGFVMMELKAQQASLKGIIYDRYYTPESVSLKLGQNAFGDWKREGTASVKTEKILTNDISCKSLSAQTFYIQIGTFNQRNAKSIDSVIQANQVILEKTPNLILDLRNNGGGADFSYRPLLPYLYTNKVKTVGPDILASEDNEEGWRGLLKMNDIPEDQKVFIREKIKDMQLHRDQFISLGADNDLVLDSIKVFPKKIVVLINKGCGSTTEQFLLTAKQSKKIIVMGENSAGVLDYANVRDISFSCMPYALHYATSRSRRVDMGLGIDNVGIKPDYLLTPAQNWVTAAQELLEKK, from the coding sequence ATGAAAGTAATTCTTGTTTCTCTCCTTCTATTTTTTCTATTCCAACCCCGCAGTTTTTCTCAAGACTGTAATTGCGCAGAAGAATTCCAATATGTTCAACATAAGATTGAAAAGAATTACGCCGGGTTCAGAGATAAAGTAAACCCTAAAACTAAAATAGCGTATCAAAAATATTCTGCCCAGGTTTTGGAAAGAGCTAAAAAGATCAGCTCGCCTGCTTACTGTGTCAATCTGATAAACGAATGGATTGGCTTTTTTAAGGATGGGCATATTGAAGTTGGGCGCAACAGGCTTTCTAAAGAGAAATATGATGCAGATCAGGACAGGTTAATCGCAGGTCTTGAAAAACAGGAGATCAGTGCTCAGGATATAGACAGTTTAAAGAAATCGGGAACAGCAGCGGGTATTTACTGGAGTAAAGACTCTGTTTATAAAGTTGCACTGATCAAAAGTGAAAATGGCTTTCGTGATTATGCAGGTGTAGTGCTCGAATCTAAAAATAAAGCATGGAAACCAGGTTTTGTAATGATGGAATTGAAAGCTCAGCAGGCCAGCTTAAAAGGAATCATCTATGATAGATATTATACACCGGAATCTGTCTCATTGAAGCTGGGTCAAAATGCATTTGGCGATTGGAAGAGAGAAGGTACAGCAAGCGTGAAAACAGAAAAAATACTAACAAACGACATTTCTTGTAAATCACTTTCAGCTCAGACATTTTATATCCAGATTGGTACCTTTAATCAGAGAAATGCTAAAAGTATTGACTCTGTAATTCAGGCAAATCAGGTAATTCTGGAAAAAACACCTAATCTGATTCTTGATTTGAGGAATAATGGCGGTGGTGCCGATTTTTCCTACAGACCTTTGCTCCCTTATTTGTATACTAATAAAGTTAAGACTGTCGGACCAGATATCCTGGCCTCAGAAGATAACGAGGAAGGATGGAGAGGACTGTTAAAAATGAATGATATTCCCGAAGACCAGAAAGTATTTATCCGTGAAAAGATAAAAGATATGCAGCTTCACCGAGACCAGTTCATTAGCCTGGGGGCAGATAATGATTTAGTGTTAGATAGCATTAAAGTCTTTCCTAAAAAGATTGTGGTCTTGATTAATAAGGGCTGCGGATCAACTACTGAGCAATTTCTTTTGACTGCAAAACAGAGTAAAAAGATCATTGTGATGGGAGAAAATTCTGCCGGAGTATTGGATTATGCTAATGTCAGGGATATTTCTTTTAGCTGTATGCCTTATGCGCTGCATTATGCGACAAGCCGCAGCAGAAGAGTTGATATGGGGCTTGGTATAGATAACGTCGGGATTAAGCCAGACTATTTATTAACGCCTGCTCAAAATTGGGTAACAGCAGCACAAGAGCTTTTGGAGAAAAAATAA
- a CDS encoding phage portal protein, translating into MAKKNNDVVVVGVDEEVAVDETPLVELVLAIGQKVSGIDEAIMQYDTSEHDVFKEAKRPKKPVQKPSGVKDSNGKDIINTSLEEVNRIALPLQKLIVTRRAAFMNVAKMEIECKPVGVQQETLLAMIKRCRDDNKVQYKAKEIAKRMMSELQCAALWYSENVEPGYWGDLAPTAKKRMRMEVLSPLKGDKLYPVFNGLGNLSYFGRRYETLMDITGLQITKELINKASEKVVHFDIYTETFIYLFEEVSGGWLMKRKIKHSYGKIPVIYYAQERPEWADVQSEITRLEIVLSNFADTNDYNGSPILVSKGIIKGFSAKGERGKVLELDGKDSDIKYVTWEQAPVSIKLEIDSLVDFIFTCSQTPNITVKEMSGIGAAPSGAAFDRVLMDPHLAAQDKLDGAYGEGAQRELSFLKSACIAINKPLEPAKNMSISPKFTLFRIDDRREAIDDSIVALAGGVASIETAVAMAGLTDDPKAEIKLIKAAADTLGKEIEEEEEV; encoded by the coding sequence ATGGCAAAGAAAAATAATGATGTGGTAGTTGTTGGGGTGGATGAAGAAGTTGCGGTTGATGAAACACCACTTGTTGAATTAGTCTTAGCTATAGGCCAGAAAGTTTCTGGAATAGATGAAGCAATTATGCAATATGATACATCAGAACATGATGTATTCAAGGAAGCTAAAAGGCCAAAGAAGCCCGTTCAAAAGCCCTCTGGTGTAAAGGATTCAAATGGAAAGGATATTATTAACACAAGTCTTGAAGAGGTTAATCGTATTGCTCTCCCTCTTCAAAAGTTAATAGTTACCAGGCGAGCTGCATTTATGAATGTGGCCAAAATGGAAATTGAATGTAAGCCAGTTGGAGTGCAGCAAGAAACATTGCTGGCAATGATCAAGAGGTGCCGTGATGACAATAAAGTTCAATACAAAGCTAAAGAGATTGCTAAAAGGATGATGTCAGAGCTTCAGTGTGCTGCATTATGGTATAGTGAGAATGTTGAACCTGGTTACTGGGGAGATCTTGCACCTACAGCTAAAAAAAGAATGCGTATGGAGGTGCTCAGTCCACTGAAAGGCGACAAGCTTTATCCGGTGTTCAATGGTTTGGGTAATTTATCGTATTTCGGTAGACGCTATGAGACACTGATGGATATCACTGGTCTACAGATTACTAAGGAGCTTATAAACAAAGCATCTGAAAAGGTAGTTCATTTCGATATATACACAGAAACATTCATTTACCTATTTGAGGAGGTCTCAGGCGGATGGTTGATGAAGAGAAAAATCAAACATTCCTATGGCAAGATCCCTGTTATTTATTATGCACAGGAGCGTCCGGAGTGGGCAGACGTTCAATCTGAAATTACCAGACTTGAGATTGTTTTGTCAAACTTTGCTGATACCAATGATTACAACGGTTCACCTATCCTCGTATCCAAAGGCATAATTAAAGGCTTCTCTGCAAAAGGTGAACGAGGTAAAGTTTTAGAGCTTGATGGTAAGGATTCTGATATCAAGTATGTCACCTGGGAGCAGGCTCCTGTATCAATAAAATTAGAGATTGACTCATTGGTTGACTTCATATTTACATGCTCTCAAACACCAAATATTACTGTAAAGGAGATGTCAGGTATAGGTGCCGCTCCTTCTGGTGCAGCGTTCGATCGCGTTTTGATGGATCCGCATTTAGCCGCTCAGGATAAGCTTGATGGGGCTTATGGCGAAGGCGCTCAAAGAGAGTTGTCGTTTCTGAAATCTGCTTGCATTGCTATAAATAAGCCTTTAGAGCCTGCCAAGAATATGTCTATATCTCCAAAATTCACTTTGTTTAGAATTGATGACCGAAGAGAGGCAATTGATGACAGTATCGTAGCCCTTGCTGGTGGAGTTGCATCAATCGAGACAGCTGTAGCTATGGCCGGACTTACTGATGATCCAAAAGCTGAAATAAAATTGATCAAAGCTGCTGCGGATACACTTGGTAAAGAGATTGAAGAAGAGGAAGAAGTTTAA
- a CDS encoding PBSX family phage terminase large subunit, protein MAGNIKVQKPYRPLYTDKKKFIILITGGRGSGKSFNAATFIERLTFQIRHIILMCRYTLTAASISVIPEFEQKIELDGFKSKFKSTKTEILNKFSGSKILFRGIKTSSGNQTANLKSIQGITTFVGDEMEEWQEEEDYDTLRLSIRQKDIQNRCILIMNPSDGEHFVYKKYIENTHKLVDYDGVMVQISTHPDVLHIHTTFHDNEENLGEQFLNEIARIKEESIAKATINGVFNKAAFQMTKYALKVIGRWSDIAEGVILPNWEEGEFNHALPHCYGQDYGFSVDPDTLINVAVDRKRMIIYLDEEYCDTKQLGLNDLYEINKSRIRFEDDLIVGDSAEDRLIEDLHKLGLNIIECEKGPGSVKAGLTAMNDYKIIVTERSVNIKKELRKYKWNDKKAGIPIDKWNHTIDAARYAFRKLTEGQDSDLSALSVFG, encoded by the coding sequence ATGGCGGGGAATATCAAGGTACAGAAGCCTTACCGGCCACTGTACACCGATAAGAAGAAGTTTATAATATTAATTACTGGTGGAAGGGGATCTGGAAAGTCCTTTAACGCCGCAACGTTCATTGAAAGGTTAACATTTCAAATAAGGCATATCATCTTGATGTGCCGGTATACGCTTACCGCAGCAAGTATATCTGTAATCCCGGAGTTTGAACAGAAGATTGAGCTGGATGGTTTTAAAAGCAAATTTAAATCTACCAAAACAGAGATCCTTAACAAGTTCTCTGGAAGTAAGATCCTATTTCGCGGTATTAAGACATCTTCAGGTAACCAGACCGCAAATCTAAAGTCCATTCAGGGTATCACAACCTTTGTCGGTGACGAGATGGAGGAATGGCAGGAGGAGGAAGATTACGACACGCTGCGGTTATCAATCAGACAGAAGGATATCCAGAATAGGTGCATACTGATCATGAACCCGAGCGATGGTGAGCACTTTGTGTACAAAAAGTACATTGAGAACACTCATAAGCTGGTTGATTATGATGGTGTAATGGTTCAGATAAGTACGCATCCTGATGTGCTGCATATTCATACAACCTTCCATGACAATGAAGAGAATCTGGGTGAGCAGTTTCTAAATGAAATTGCCAGGATAAAAGAAGAGTCTATTGCTAAGGCCACTATCAACGGCGTGTTTAACAAAGCTGCTTTCCAGATGACCAAGTATGCTTTAAAGGTGATTGGTAGATGGTCCGATATTGCCGAAGGTGTTATTCTGCCTAACTGGGAAGAAGGCGAATTCAATCACGCTCTGCCTCATTGTTATGGTCAAGATTACGGGTTCTCAGTAGACCCTGATACGTTGATCAATGTCGCTGTTGATCGTAAACGAATGATCATCTATCTGGATGAAGAGTACTGCGATACTAAACAGTTAGGTCTGAATGACCTTTATGAAATCAATAAAAGCCGGATACGCTTTGAAGATGACCTGATTGTTGGTGATAGTGCAGAGGATAGATTGATTGAAGATTTGCATAAGCTAGGCCTAAACATCATCGAATGCGAGAAAGGACCAGGTAGCGTAAAGGCCGGCCTTACTGCAATGAATGATTACAAGATCATTGTAACTGAAAGAAGTGTTAACATAAAAAAAGAGTTGCGAAAATATAAGTGGAACGATAAAAAGGCAGGTATTCCAATCGATAAGTGGAATCACACGATTGATGCCGCCCGTTATGCGTTCCGTAAATTGACAGAAGGTCAAGATAGTGATTTGAGTGCTTTAAGTGTGTTTGGATAA
- a CDS encoding DUF6706 family protein: MTNLKALQAELNRPMPEITLELALLKNNLDADATYVVPDNIKPVEVALAGLILTIAMSPKSVKELDYQVTEHDMDDLLKLRLIIIKRYGLVDELAEKENTVTGRSPW, encoded by the coding sequence ATGACCAATTTAAAAGCCCTGCAAGCCGAACTAAACAGGCCGATGCCCGAAATAACATTGGAATTGGCACTGCTGAAGAACAATCTGGATGCGGATGCCACCTATGTAGTTCCGGATAACATCAAACCTGTTGAGGTGGCTCTTGCAGGGCTTATACTCACCATTGCAATGAGTCCAAAGAGTGTTAAGGAACTGGATTACCAGGTGACTGAGCATGATATGGATGATTTGTTAAAACTTCGTCTGATCATCATTAAACGCTACGGCCTTGTTGATGAGTTGGCAGAAAAGGAAAATACGGTAACCGGTAGATCACCCTGGTAA
- a CDS encoding transcriptional regulator — MGVIKNVHKLELHYSPEEIAKLEAGAAMHLKYSNITFKIVSIVPGITIRVVQEKSLSGNYADRKTLIERTKELFSTVTGNLHIVVHAVPFEEPIVDIADPAWVAAEMLRTGVKIKDLVKETGIDKTNLSAWINGTRPMSQPVKAMFYYYFTR, encoded by the coding sequence ATGGGTGTAATTAAAAACGTACATAAACTGGAACTTCATTACAGTCCGGAAGAAATCGCAAAATTAGAGGCTGGTGCAGCAATGCATTTAAAGTATTCGAATATCACTTTTAAAATTGTATCAATAGTGCCAGGTATTACAATCAGAGTGGTACAGGAAAAGTCTTTATCTGGAAACTATGCAGATAGGAAAACGTTAATTGAGAGAACTAAGGAGCTTTTTAGTACTGTTACAGGTAATCTTCACATTGTTGTTCACGCAGTGCCTTTTGAGGAGCCTATTGTCGATATAGCTGACCCGGCATGGGTGGCTGCGGAAATGCTAAGGACAGGTGTTAAGATCAAGGACTTGGTAAAAGAAACTGGTATTGATAAAACTAACCTTTCTGCGTGGATTAACGGTACAAGGCCAATGAGTCAACCGGTTAAGGCTATGTTTTATTATTATTTTACTAGGTAG
- a CDS encoding glutathionylspermidine synthase family protein: MQRHTITPRNNWQTSVEKLGFGFHTADVPYWNENAYYEFSLSEVNKIETATAELWGMCLEAVQYVIDHKLYAKFAIPDQAIAIIEKSWNDDVPAIYGRFDFGFDGTDLKLFEFNADTPTSLFEAGIVQWFWLQDFASHKDQFNSVHERLIDYWKYLKPYLHEGTLHFTCVKQSLEDLTTAEYMRDCAIQAGIPTKLVFIDDIGWNQEECEFVDLEDQEIKNIFKLYPWEWMVNEPFFDQLLLNPEVYWIEPAWKMILSNKAILPVLWKLYPNCPYILECYFEEENRLTDYVKKPIYSREGANISIFKNGQVVEETRGIYGKEGFICQQTFNIPRFESKTPIIGSWVIGQQPSGMGIREDDSLITGNTSCFIPHLINN; encoded by the coding sequence ATGCAAAGACATACGATTACCCCAAGAAATAATTGGCAAACCTCAGTAGAAAAACTAGGCTTTGGCTTTCATACAGCAGATGTTCCTTATTGGAATGAAAATGCTTATTATGAGTTTTCTCTTTCAGAAGTTAATAAAATTGAAACAGCTACAGCCGAGCTTTGGGGCATGTGCCTTGAAGCGGTGCAGTATGTTATCGACCATAAGTTATATGCTAAATTCGCTATCCCTGATCAGGCCATAGCAATTATAGAAAAGAGCTGGAATGATGATGTCCCTGCTATCTATGGTCGTTTTGACTTCGGTTTTGACGGAACAGACTTAAAGTTGTTTGAGTTTAATGCTGATACACCGACCTCTTTATTTGAAGCAGGCATCGTACAATGGTTCTGGCTACAGGATTTTGCCTCTCATAAAGATCAATTCAACTCTGTACATGAACGCCTGATTGATTACTGGAAATATTTAAAGCCTTATCTCCATGAGGGGACCTTACATTTTACCTGCGTTAAGCAATCACTGGAAGATTTAACCACAGCAGAGTACATGAGAGATTGTGCAATTCAGGCTGGTATACCAACAAAACTTGTTTTCATTGATGATATCGGCTGGAATCAGGAAGAATGTGAGTTTGTAGATTTAGAAGATCAGGAGATTAAAAACATTTTCAAGCTTTATCCCTGGGAATGGATGGTTAACGAACCATTTTTTGATCAGCTACTCTTAAATCCTGAAGTATACTGGATTGAACCAGCCTGGAAAATGATCCTTTCTAATAAGGCTATACTACCTGTTTTATGGAAGCTATACCCTAATTGTCCTTATATCCTGGAATGCTATTTTGAAGAAGAAAACAGATTGACCGATTATGTAAAGAAGCCAATCTATTCCAGAGAAGGAGCAAATATCAGCATTTTTAAAAATGGACAGGTAGTAGAGGAAACCAGAGGTATTTATGGCAAGGAAGGTTTCATCTGTCAGCAAACCTTCAACATCCCCAGGTTCGAAAGCAAAACCCCAATCATCGGGTCATGGGTTATTGGTCAGCAACCTTCGGGTATGGGGATCCGGGAGGATGATAGTTTGATTACCGGAAACACATCCTGTTTCATTCCTCACCTGATTAATAATTAA